The sequence below is a genomic window from Phoenix dactylifera cultivar Barhee BC4 chromosome 8, palm_55x_up_171113_PBpolish2nd_filt_p, whole genome shotgun sequence.
GCAACAAAAACATTCATTACTAATAAGAcggattttaataataataacaaaatagATGATAGATTTTACTAAGTGTTGATGCTTAAAATAATCAATAAAGAAGGCTTTTTAAGGATCCAAACTATTCAATCTGTAGCTCTCAATGTCATAAATAATATACTAAAATTTTAGCCAAATCTGTATAAATTCAAGAACATTCGACAAAATAGCAAAACACTGccatattattttattcttttattttattgtcaAATAAGGTGGTCCGACGTGAGAAGGGCCCACACGAACGCTGTCAACATTAGCTAGCCTGCATAAATTTGGGGCATCCGGATAAACGTGGAAGGCATAGCGTAATTGGTCAAAAAAACGGCAACAATGAGCATTAACCCCTTAGCCGCCACCCCAAACGCTGGCATTCTTTTTTTAATGAGGCTGAATTTTATTTATaccaatataaaaaaaaaatatccgaTAATGTAGCCTATAAAATAGTTTGTGTGTGATATGCGACCTATGCTGCCATCCAATCTGAAGAAACGTCCGCCTCTCCTTCTCCACACGCTCTGTAATAATCCACCACTCCTCGTCGAGGTTCAGCACATTAGCAATTTCTTCGGTCTTTGAAGGCTAGCCTacgaatcccttttttttttttactttatttttgttGGACTCCGAATCCTTTCAAGTttcagctattgcaagcaagcTAGGTGGAATGGAGCGACGGCAACAACATTTCCTTTTGGTGACTTACCCGGCCCAAGGCCACGTCAACCCGGCTCTCCACCTTGCCAAACGCCTCGCCCGCACCACCGGCAGCCGCGTCACCTTCTCCACCGCCATCTCCGGCCACCGCCGCATGTTCCCGTCCTTGGCCAAACCCGACGAGGAAGTAGAAGACGGCCTCGTCTCCTACATCCCCTACTCCGACGGCTACGACGACGGCTACAAAGCCACCACCGACGACGTCAATACGTTCATGTCCAAGATCAAGCTCGCCGGATCCAGAACTGTCTCCACCCTTGTCCAGGACCTCGCCGCACGTGACCGCCCCGTGTCTTGCTTAATCTACACCCTCCTCATGGCGTGGGCCGCGGATGTGGCACGTGATCATGGCGTCCCCTCTGCCCTCTACTGGATCCAGACTGCCACCGTCTTCGCCACCTACTACCACTACTTCCATGGCTACGATGAGCTCATCACCTCCCACAGTCACGACCCAGCGTTCACTGTGAATTTACCTGGGTTGCTACCGCTCCAAATTCGGGACCTCCCATCCTTCTTCACCAACACCAATCCCGAAGATCCCTACTATTCAGTCCTTGCTGGTTTTAGAGAGTTATTTGAAAAACTGGATCGGGAGGAGAAGACGAGCTCGAAGCCAAGAATTCTAATGAACACCTTTGACGCACTGGAGACTGATGCAATCAAGGCTATCGATACGATGGAACTCATCGCGATAGGGCCACTGGTCCCGTTCCTTTCGTTGGATGGCACGGATTCAAACGGCACCACCATCTCGGATGGCGATCTCTTCGAAGCGGATAACAAGGGATACATGGAGTGGCTCGACTCCCAGCCGGAGAGATCGGTCGTCTATGTGTCCTTTGGAAGCATTTCGCTGATAAAGAAGCAACAGTTGGCGGAGATCTCATGGGGGCTAGAGGAGAGCGGGAGGCCGTTCCTGTGGGTGGTGCGGAAGGACAACAGAGGGGAAGGGGTTGAGCTGGAGGACGGAGAGAATGGGATGGTGGTGGAGTGGTGCTCCCAGGTTAAGGTGCTGTCCCACCCCTCGGTCGGGTGCTTCGTGACCCACTGCGGATGGAACTCGACATTGGAGAGCTTGGCGTGCGGCGTGCCGACGGTTGGCGTGCCGCAATGGACTGACCAAGCGACGAATGCAAGACTGGCAGAGGCGTGGGGGACGGGGGTGAGGGGAGAGCTTAGCAAAGAAGGGGTGCTTGAAGGGAAGGAGTTGAAGAGGTGTGTGGAGGTGGTCatgggagagggggagagagggatggAGATCAGGAGAAAGGCAGAGATCTGGAGGGACAGAGCACGGGAGGCCGTCCGTGAAAGGGGATCATCTGAAGGGAATCTCAGGAATTTTGTGGACGGCATCGCAAGCGACCAATGAAAACGGTAAAGATGTCTGGATTATTTTGTCATGCGGTAAATTAACGTCTTCTTTTACCAACATTTTTTGACGTAATCTAAGAGATTGAGAGAGATAAACAGTAAAAACAAAAACATATTTATCTTCCTTGAAACTGGAAGTATCACGTACATGAATTATCTTGTCATTTAGTACAGTGTAGTGCCGTAGTGgttggtatttttttttcacgCAAGTTGCATGTGATGCCATCTACGTACCTAAAAATTCACTGTAACCGCGTCCGGCATGGAAACTCGTATTTTAATTTTGTTGTGCAGCAGACTTAGACTGGACTCTTCTTGTATGTACAGCATCGTACCTCGAGGTCTATCATTTTTTGTAATAAAGGCTACCATCTCTAATATAAAGCAGTTCAAATTTTATTACTTAAATTTTAAATTGAATTATGGCTATTTCTGTATTTGAATATTCATTAGGAAATAGCTGATGTGGCATGTGATGGTAAAGGGGAAATTAACATCCGGTGGACTGCGCCGTAATTCTTAATCCCTGATGACTAAAACTATAACACTTCGTCTAATAATTCCAGTTTTTATAACTCCAAGTCCCGGCTCACTTTCTCTAAGTCTAAAATAACTAATATACCCATTTTCACtttattttctctcccttttctgTATGTTCGTCAATCTTTTCATCCCAATCTATCTACCACACCTAACGctaaataaatattgaaaaaaaaatacaccTTCGTGGTATATTAAATTTGTACACGTATCTAGTAACTATGTATAGGAGATGTTAACGGTGTATTGTGTTATCTTAACTATGTATTATGGTATATTAATTGTGCATTGTGATATATTAAGTGTGTGCAGTGGTATATTAAATGTATATACATATCTAATAAATGTGTGCTAAATATATTAGTTGTATACTGTCTTATGTTAATTGTGTAGGGTGCTATATTAAATGTGTATTGTGGTATATTAGCTAGGTATATACACATATCTAATAATTATGTAATGTGTTATATTGACTATGTACTGTATTATATGAAATATGTATTATGGTATATTAACTATGTATTATGGTATATTGATTGTGTACATGTATCTAGTAATTATATATATGAGGATATTAACTGTGTATTGTGTTATGTTAATTATATACTGTAGTATATTAAGTACGTACTTATATCTAGTAACtatgtattatattttattaactaTGTACTTTTATCTAGTAACTATGTATTATATCTGTGGCATGTTAAGAGCGTATTGAAGATTATACTTATATTTTTTGCACAATGCCTCAATGATGTTCTCCATTTCTTTAAGCTGCATTTATTGGCTCAACTTTACATATTATTACTTTCAAACAATTGCATTGTGTAATGTCTGCACATGTTTAATATTTTGTTACATATAAAAGCTCATTTATTCTAGAGGTTACATGTGAgtatgaaaattactattttattatatattcatTAAATGGAAGTTGATGGGACTATTGCAGGCAGAAGACAATACTATAAAGGTAAGCTATAATTGGCTATTGAGAACTTCAAAGCTGCCCTTGCAATGGAGCTTCGTCATTGTGCTTATAATGCACATCTTCATCTAAGGTCTTGGTTAAACTTGGCAAAAGAAAAGATGCTATCAAAAGTTGCATGGATGGAGCAAGATTGATAGAGAGCTTGTGGAAGCATTGGCCTAGGTTTGCTATGGAGCTTCAAACTTCATGTTCTTTTTGGAATGCTTTGATTAGTCTTTCTGAACTAAATGTATCTTAAGCCTTAATTAGAATTGGTTGGATTGGGTGGCCTAAAACATTATTATCAACTGCAAAGAACTACATGACATATTCTAGCTCATACTATGAAGCAACCTGCAAGAAACTGCATCTATttagaattaaattaaaaaaaaaagtatcatGATTTAATAACACATCAAGCCTGTCTAATAACTTTGGTGGAAAATAAACTAGAAAGCATAGAAAGATTACTGCTAACAAATATGGTTTGTCTTATTGCAGCTAGCGATTTCATCCTCTTGCTATTATCTTTGAAACCAGGATTTTGTAACATGATTAGGCCTATTTCAAATCTTTTTATCTTGTTTTCTAGTGTCTTTGCTTCGTTGATTAATTTTCTCTAAATCAGCTAGAGATTTTGTTTGACTGCGTTTCATTGTTCTGTGGAAACCATTGTAACTATTGTCATACTTTTTTCCCTCTATATCCCACTATCTTTGAACTTTTTTTTCATTCTCAATAAATTTAGGTGGCCTAGCCCCCTTtttctgtcaaaaaaaaaaaaaaactcctacCAAATGAGAAGGGATGGGATAAGTCCAGCACGTGTGTGGTTAGGAATTTTTTTGAGCGGGTGACAGGGTGGGTGGAAAAGATTAGAGTTGAAATTTTTGAGCGGGTGACAGGGTGGGTGGATAAGATACGAACCGGATGTCAAAGAAATAATAGCCATGTGGACCGGCAATTAAATACCACAaaattttttccttctgttgctTCTTTTAATTTACCAGTGACCAGCAAGCAAAATGGACCCACTAGTATAAACTGAAATCTGAACTCTCTTGCCGTAATAATTGATGCATAGATTACTTTACTTTTAATCCTAGGAATTACGAGGCAAAAGTGTCCGTTAACGATCGCAGGTTGCTTATGAGTGCTCCCCCAAAATATTCCCGAATTTCAACTTGCCCCGCCGGCGATGCTTTAATGATGTCACCTAAGTTCACGTCCGAAGATTTCCTATCCGGTAGTCCAATCTTGTCCAAATCGAGGGTTTAGACTAAAAAAGCAATCACCGGTGGCCCGTGAGATTCTTTATGCATCAGGCCAATCACATGATGTTGTTCCTATCCATCAATCACCAAGACAAACGCACCTCGAATgatgccaaaaaaaataaaattaattaattggcatTGAGCACAGCTACATAGTGTACGACAGTGtaagaaattattttttatatatttgttgTGGAAAATTTATATCCTATATCAATTAAGTGCAGTTAAATAAGACTACAATAATGCCGTTGGTCCGAACATCTTTCTCCCGCTGTCAATCAGCTGCTGCCTTCATCCAGCAGCTTTCTCATGACCTCCTCTGCGAAAGCTCTGAGATTGCGATCCGATGACCCTCCTAGAGAAATTATTTGTTTAATTCAGTAAAACAAAgtgggagttttttttttttttataaatgcagtaatttatatagctctaatTTGAGAACATTCTATCAAATTATGAGAAAGCAAAGcgtacaaaaaaaaggaaatatctCCTATAGATGTTCATAGAACATTTCCGGAATGCCGTGCGACGAAAGAGGCGACCCAGATTGTTGCTCTGTTCGCTTCTCAAAACACATGTGCTGCCTGCAAGCTACCcatatcctaaaccagcctaCGAGTGTCTCTGATGAGAGGATGGCCATCACCATATCTGTCGACACCTCGGATCCAATCAATCATCACTGCAGAGTCCCCCTCGAGATACATCCTCTCAACTCCGAGGGCCTTCCTTGCATATGACAATCCCTCTCATGTAGCCTGAAGCTCTGCTCCTACCGCAATGATCTCCGGCGTGTGCCGACCTTCGGTTGCTACCATCCTGCCAGAAGAATATCTGATCACGAATTCGACATCATCAGGTACATCATCCAGATATctcaggtttttttttttttttttttgagcgtaCATCTCAAAGAGAATATGAAACAAAGCAATAGTTGCCCTTTCGAGGACAAAAATTTCCAGGCTGGAGGGGATCGCTGCTTGCGTTTGTGCATGGCAAATTCGAAAAAGTGTCGGCATTCCTATCGAGAAGACAAAATAAAATGCTAGATGCTTGAGGGACTCCCACAGAGGAGTCCATTTCATGGTCAAGACAATAAGTTTTTTTGGAAATGAAAAAATTCAAGGAAATATTAGTTTAACTACGCAGACTTGTTGCGCGACAGGAGCGTGATTTTTCATTTCAAGGAAAAGGCGCAACATAATGCGTGCAAGGACATCGGGAGAAGTTGaggatattaaaaattaaacaaatgttGCGCAACTTTCCTATGAAATATGCAAGTATATTTCATTCGTGGGAGAATAATACATGCGGCAAATGGCATCCAAGTGATGATCAAACCAGGGTCGAACTGTCTCGTACGTCCCATCCAATTGTCGTTATTATCCATCCAAAATATTCACGCACCCTTCCCAATCTCCTCCACGAATGCCCGAAGATTCCGATCAGACGGCCCTCCACTGGCGACGGCCTCTTGCACCCTGTCCCGCCACATCTTTGCCTTCCTCCTCATCTCCGCCCCCTTCTCTCCTTGCCCCATGACGACTTCCAAACACCTCCGCAACTCCGCCCCCTCAAACACTCCCTCGTCGTTCGCCTCAGCCCTCACCCCCGTCCCCCACGCCTCCTCCGCCTGCTTCGCGTTCATCCCTTGGTCCGAGATCTGCGGTGCTCCCACGATCGGCACGCCGCACGCCAAGCTCTCCAGCATCGAGCTCCACCCGCAGTGCGTCACAAAACACCCGACCGAAGGGTGGGATAGCACCTTCACCTGAGAGCACCACTCCACCACCATCCCCTTCTCTCCTTTCTCCAACTCGACTCCTTCTTCTCGGTTGTCCTTCCGAACCACCCAAAGATACGGCCGCCCGCACTCCTCTAATCCGTTCAACATCTCTTCCAGCTGCTGTTTTCTCATAACGGACAAGCTCCCGAACGACACGTACACCACCGACTTCTCCGGCTTGGAGTCCAGCCACTCCATGTACCTCTTCCCATCCAGCTGAAAAATATCACCATGGGATGTGGTCTCTTCTGGAGACGGCAGCGACGGCCCTATTGGGAGTAGGTGCATCGCATCAACAGCTGAGAGCGCATCAGACTCCAATGCGTCAAAAGTGTTCAACAAAATCCTCGGTTTGTGGGACTTGGTCTTCTCGCGATCCACCGTCTCAAATACCTCGCGCAAAATGATCAGGAACACCGAGTGGAGGGGATCGTCGGCGGAGATGGTGAGGAGAGACGGGAGGTCCCGGATTCGGAGCGGGGGCAGTCCCGGGAATTCCACCTCGAATAGTGGGTCACCACGATTGGAGGCGACGAGGCCTTCGTAGCCGTGGAAATAGTGGTAATAGATGGCGAAGACGATGGCGGGCTGGATCCAGTGTAGGAAAGACCGGATACCGTGCTCGCGTGCCACGTCGGCGGCCCACGGTAAGAGGATGGTGTAGATGAGGCACGTGACGGGCCGGCCGCTGGCGGTGAGGTCACCGAGCAGGTTGGAGAGGTTACGGGATCCGTGGAGCTTGGACTGGGCCATGCAATCGTTGAGCCCGGTTGTGCCGCCCTTGAAGCCGTCGTCGTAGCCGTCGGAGAAGGGAAGGTAGGAGAGGCGACCGTCTGAGACTTCACCGTCGGAGGCGGCGGACGGGAACATGCGGCGGTGGCCGGAGACAGTGGTGGAGAAGGTGACGCGGGCGCCGGGGATCGTGCGGGCGAGTTGGGTGGCGAGGCGGAGGGCGGGGTTGATGTGGCCTTGGCCCGCGTAGGTGGCCAGCAGAAAGTGCTGTTGGGTTGGTTCCTCCATTCTTTTTCGAGTTTGGCGAGGGATTTCAGGGGTTCGAGTATGTGGTATATGGCGAGCTGTCTCGACTTCGGTCTTCGGATCGGCGTGGCTTCCTGTAGAGTGAGAGAGAGTGACGGTGAGACTAGTGAAGACGTCGCCAGGGACGTCAGTGGTTTTGAATCTAGCCAGGACttaccaaaaaataataaattcgaCCCAGGAAATTTTGTCGCGTTGAGCATTAACTTGGTGTAGCACGAAATGTGCCGTTACCATGGTTGCAAATGATAATGGATGATGACTCAGAAGTTGGCACCTCCTATCCCATCAACTTTGACCCGTACTCctctttcttaatttttttaaacaaatatataaaaaatcgtTGGTACTATGACCGTAACTATGCCAGATTGATCCGGTCCGATTTGCTATTATGTTGAATCTGAATCTAAAATTAAGACCTAAATAAGATATTTGGATAGGGTTACTTATGATTCAAACCGATCTAACCCATTTACACTTATACTTAGCATCCAATCATCATGCAAATAGTCAAAGTCCACTGATTGGGGTCATGTCATTTGGACCACCACTATAAATCATCTCTATCTTATTTGTGTGGGCTCCATTCATCATCGTACACTCATCTCGAATTGCTAGCCCTCTCGTCTCCCCTCGAATTCTCATCTCAAATTGTTTTTGTGCATTGTTGACGTGGTCCACACTATATAGAGTATTATTTCTCTCAAGCCTATTTGGACCTGTAAATAAAATGGAACTACTTCAGAGACCCTACGCGTATAGGAAGATACTTACAACCTAAATGACCTTATGTATTACGAAGCTGTCCAAAGTTTTGCTGCCGTTTATGGCTCTGGAAAGCATTTGCTAACAATCAAACTGCCTCATTAGCATACAGTTTTGCATGCTCGGTAACAAGAAGGATATAGTAGCTGTGGGTACTAAAAATTGTGAATAGTAGAGTTCTGTCAGCATGCCAAAAAGGTTTTAACCTAAGCCTAAGAAAGAGGCTTAGAAACTAAAGCTAAGTGCCCTTCAAAAGTAATTTCCAAATTACTACTTGTAAATCTTGAAGGGCTCGTTTGATCCGCAGGaagcattttttcttttaggaATATAATTCCTAAAAAACATATTTCTAAAAAGAAGATACCTCGAAAAGTatttttgacatgtttggtaGACTATGAGAAAGTGACACAgtatttatgtttggttgatcatccatttttttgaaaaagttatatataattcctattatatccttaataaaaattaggtttttaatgtctctttaatgctgaagggtcttattgggaaaaaaataaaaatggagtgatttccgacttatggaaaagtaacttttctaTGTTTCTAATGGAAAAAACTTTTCCATCAAATgcgggaatcatattcccatgggaatacaactttttcatctctctcatttgaaacttccaaccaaacaaaaagcatcttattaattttccgTTAACTACattttttctcctccttttttcaTGAACCAAACGCGCCCGAAGAATAACACTCTGAACTGCCGTTATGTCCACATCATCAGTTCTCTCTTCCTACATGGTGTATTCTTAGTATTTGTCGCTACCTTCTGGTATTGGGTGCCTTTGGGATTGCAACAATGGACCACCAACCGTCGCGTGAATTAGGGCATTCACTATTTTGGAGGCAGCAATGTGATGTCCAAGAGGATGTAACCACAACACCCTAATGAAGCAGCACCCAGCAGTCCCTCTCGAGAAACGGCTTGAAGCAGCACCCAGCAGTCCCTCACTAATCTCATTATATTTAAATTGCTCACATGGGACTTGAACGCTATTCGGTGGAACCACAAGATTCCACAAGAAGCCCACAGTATCCAATTTTATCTAATCGCATCTAGATCTATCAAGCTAAGGTGCAGTTTCCTCGCCTAAGGCAGTTTCATTCAGCGAGGCCAATTTTGAAAATGAGAGTTcttagtgttgggggaaaaacccaagtcatgccgcctcggaggcgctcgactaaagagcgccgaccagaaaggcgctcgactaaagagcgccgaccagaggcgctcgactaaaagcgccgaccagaaaggcgctaaaagcgccgaccagaaaggcgcccagctagaaagagccgaccagaaagcgccgaccagaaacaAATCCCGCCACAGGACACTCCCTTAGGTGATCAGCTCGGCTTAGAACCCGGACCGGGCCCATGCCTTAGTCAAACTCAGTCCCTGCCTAACCCCCTAAGGGACTTGACAGCTCCACTACCACCTGCCACCATCTCTAAGCCAtcaaggcacaagatctccgcaggtattcggcacgacctgtcattaatgcatgagaccccctcagatttccaatgcactcagtcattaaatgaacacggctcaagatgatctctgggtcactgaaccatcaaagcgtatggctctccctgaccgccggttcactcggtaattaatgcacttaccatctacgaaccccaggcccaccacggccgacggttcaaccactccaatggGTCCGATCAACCGCGACAATTCCCTGACTCTGgcctgattcggccttattctccactacgccattaatgggccaaatcgtgcccaattatcacaaaagaagataaattcctctgtcacctcccaggtaacatatccttctataaaagggagcctgggggggaaggaggagggggaggaagagGAAAAGGAACGAAAACAAGTAAATAGCACAGAC
It includes:
- the LOC103709730 gene encoding crocetin glucosyltransferase, chloroplastic-like, which gives rise to MERRQQHFLLVTYPAQGHVNPALHLAKRLARTTGSRVTFSTAISGHRRMFPSLAKPDEEVEDGLVSYIPYSDGYDDGYKATTDDVNTFMSKIKLAGSRTVSTLVQDLAARDRPVSCLIYTLLMAWAADVARDHGVPSALYWIQTATVFATYYHYFHGYDELITSHSHDPAFTVNLPGLLPLQIRDLPSFFTNTNPEDPYYSVLAGFRELFEKLDREEKTSSKPRILMNTFDALETDAIKAIDTMELIAIGPLVPFLSLDGTDSNGTTISDGDLFEADNKGYMEWLDSQPERSVVYVSFGSISLIKKQQLAEISWGLEESGRPFLWVVRKDNRGEGVELEDGENGMVVEWCSQVKVLSHPSVGCFVTHCGWNSTLESLACGVPTVGVPQWTDQATNARLAEAWGTGVRGELSKEGVLEGKELKRCVEVVMGEGERGMEIRRKAEIWRDRAREAVRERGSSEGNLRNFVDGIASDQ
- the LOC103709729 gene encoding crocetin glucosyltransferase, chloroplastic-like codes for the protein MEEPTQQHFLLATYAGQGHINPALRLATQLARTIPGARVTFSTTVSGHRRMFPSAASDGEVSDGRLSYLPFSDGYDDGFKGGTTGLNDCMAQSKLHGSRNLSNLLGDLTASGRPVTCLIYTILLPWAADVAREHGIRSFLHWIQPAIVFAIYYHYFHGYEGLVASNRGDPLFEVEFPGLPPLRIRDLPSLLTISADDPLHSVFLIILREVFETVDREKTKSHKPRILLNTFDALESDALSAVDAMHLLPIGPSLPSPEETTSHGDIFQLDGKRYMEWLDSKPEKSVVYVSFGSLSVMRKQQLEEMLNGLEECGRPYLWVVRKDNREEGVELEKGEKGMVVEWCSQVKVLSHPSVGCFVTHCGWSSMLESLACGVPIVGAPQISDQGMNAKQAEEAWGTGVRAEANDEGVFEGAELRRCLEVVMGQGEKGAEMRRKAKMWRDRVQEAVASGGPSDRNLRAFVEEIGKGA